The nucleotide window AGGGCTATTACGCCTGGTCAACAACCGACTGTTATTCCTGGATCAACGGTTATCAGAAGCGCTATGGTCTGATCTACATTGATTATGATCATGATCTGAAACGGATTCCGAAGAAGAGTTACTACTGGTACCGGGATTTCATCAAGGAACATACGGAGGACTAACGATGACCGAGCAGTTTTTATGGGGTTCGGCAACCGCCGCTTATCAATGCGAAGGGGCCTGGAACGAGGATGGCAAAGGCGCCAGCATCTGGGATGAATTCTGCCACAGCGACAAGAATACAACCGGCATCACCGGCGATGTTTCCTGTGATTTCTATCATCATGTCGAGGAAGACATCCGCATGCTGGCGGAAGGCGGACAGAACACATTCCGTTTCTCGATCAGCTGGTCGCGGATCGTGCCGAAGGCGGATCGGGTTGTCAATGAAAAAGGCCTGGCTTTTTATGACCGGGTGTTGGATGCCTGTGAGAAATACCATGTCGTTCCCAACGTGACCTTAGTCCATTATGATCTGCCGGACTACATCGGTGCTCAGGGCGGCTGGTGTTATCCAGGCGTCGCAGACGAATTTGCCTATTACGCGGCGGTGGTTTTCCGCCATTATGGGGATCGGATTCCGCTGTACGTCACGATTAATGAACCGAATCACAATGCCTACTGCAACTATTGCGTCGGCAACTATCCGCCGAATGAGACCAATCTGCAGCACTATTGTCAATGTGCTTACAACATGGCGGTCTGCACGGCCAAAGCGATCCGCGAGTTCCGCAAACTGGGACTGAAAGCGCAGATCGGCGTCGTGCAGGGCTGCGGCCCGGCGACGGCGCTCTTGGACACGCCGGACTATCAGGAAGCTGTCAAATACTGCAATTACTTCTGCAACGACTGGATTCTGGATCCGGCGATCAAGGGTGAATATGATCCGCAGCTGATCGCGGCTGTTCAATCCCGCGGCATTGACCTCAGTTTTGTCAAAGAAGAAGACCTGGCTGTGATGAAGGACAATACGATCGACTTTCTCGGCCAGAACATCTACAGCCGCATGCTGGTGAAGCCGAATACTTCGGGGATAACCGCCTTTACTGTCAACAATGCCGGCAACAACGATGGATCTGCCCAGGCCGCGCGGGAAACCCGGGCCATCGCCGGCTGGTTTGAATCGGACCGCGATCCCAACACCAAGCTGAATCACTGGGGACGGGAAATCTTTCCGGAATGTGCGTACAACACGCTGATGGAACGCAAGCGGCGCTATGGGGATATCCCGATTTACGTCACCGAAAACGGACATGGCTGTTATGATGTCGCCGATGAAAACGGGTTTGTGGAAGATGACGAACGGGTTGAGTTTTTATCCAACTATCTGCACTATATTCTCAAAGCGAAGCAGGATGGCGTGAATGTCAAAGGCTATTACGTCTGGAGTACGATGGATCTGTATTCCTGGATCAATGGCTATAAGAAACGCTATGGTCTGGTACGGGTTGATTATGACGATCCAGCCCGTAAGCGCACGCCGAAAAAGAGCTACTATTGGTATAAGCAGTTCATTCAGGATCATCAGGATCTTTAATTATCAACACAGGCATTCCGACCCTGATCAGCGTTGTTTCTTGCGGTCAGCCGGATGCCTTTTTCCAAAGTGAAAACCAGGGGGAATTGTTATGTTAGATCTTGCGGTCCTGTTTCATGTTGAAATGCAGATCCTGATCTTTTTCGGCCTCGGCGCGCTTTTAAAAAAGCAGAAGATCACTGACGGTCACATCGACGAATTTTTATCCACATTGATTCTGAATCTGATCATGCCGGTGAATATCTTTCTGTCGTTTTACCGCAATGTTTCAGTCGCGATGCTGCAGAAGAGCTTTCTGTTAGTTCTGGCGGGGATCATCGTCGTCGTGCTTGTCCTGGCGCTGTCGCGTCTGCTGCCCAAGTCCATGTCGTTGGAAAAGCGGCGGATTGCGCAGTATTCGATGTTGATTTCCAACGGTTCGCTGATCGGCCTGCCTTTGATCGAAGGCTTGTGTGGCAGCACCGGCGTTGTGTATGCCAACATCTTTATGATACCGACGCGCATTCTGTCCTTTTCTTCGGGTGAAAAATATTTCAATACGGGGTGGAAACCGGCCGGAGCGTTGACCATCGCGAAGAAGTTCTTTTTCAATCCGATCACCCTGGCGATGATCCTGGGATTTCTTTTCAAACTTGCCCAGCTTGGAATACCGGCAGGGATCGACGCGGTATTCAGTTCCTTGTCGGGCTGCATGAGTCCGCTGGCGCTGTTATTGGTCGGCTCAACCTTGCTGGAAAGCGGATCGGAAAAAGAGAATGTTTCAAAGGACATCGTTGAAATCAGTGTGTTCCGCCTGATCATCGCTCCGCTTCTAACCTACTTTGTGTGCGCTGCGCTGCGCCTCAGTACCCCGCAGATCATCGCCGCGGTTCTGGTCAACGCCACGCCGGTGGCTTCCACCGCAACGATCTTCTGCCGCAAATACAACGGCAACATCCGCTATACCAGCCGCTGTGTCTTTTTCTCCACGGTGCTGTCCTTATTTACGTTAGTGCTGGTTTCGGTTACAATGTCCATGGGATAAGGGGGAAATTTTCCATGACGAATAAACTTCAGTTCAAGGTCGATCTGATTCGGGGACCGATCTTTCAGTCGCTGCTTTTATTTGCGATTCCGCTGTTTTTTTCCAATGTGTTCCAGCAATTATACAATACCGTGGATACGATGATCGTCGGACATGTGCTGGGAGATTTGTCGCTGGCGGCGATTGGTTCCTGCGCGGCGATTTATGATCTGTTGATCGGATTTGCACTGGGGATCGGCAACGGACTGGCGATTGTCACTGCCCGCAGTTATGGGGCACAGGATGAGGAGCTGCTGAAAAAGTCGGTTGCAGCTTCGATTGTGATCGGACTGGTCACTTCGCTGGTATTAACCGTAGGAGCGGAGATCATTTTAATGCCGCTGTTAAAAATGCTGGATACCCCGCCGGAGATCCTTGCGGAAGCATTCAGCTATATTTCGATCATCACGCGCTTTACGCTTGTGATGTTTGCGTATAATCTGTGTGCGGGACTGCTGCGGGCGATTGGCAACAGCTTTATGCCGCTGGTCTTTCTGATTCTGTCCTCGTGCTTGAATATCGGACTGGATATCTTCTTCATCGCCCAGCTGAATATGGGCGTCGGAGGTGCGGCGATCGCGACGGTCATCGCACAGGGAATTTCCGTGGTGCTGTGCCTGATTTACATCCTGAAAAAAACGCCGGCCTTGATTCCGCAGTCACGGCATTTCAAGATCGGCCGGGAAATCTATGCGGAGATGGTCGGTCAGGGTCTGTCCATGGGCTTCATGGGCAGCATTGTCGCTGCCGGATCCGTCGTGCTGCAGTATGGCATCAACAATCTGGGAACTCTGATCATTGCCGGACATACCGCTGCCCGCAAGCTGTTTATGTTTTTCAACATGCCGTTTTCAGCGATGGCAATGGCAATTTCAACGTTTGTATCGCAGAACCGCGGGGCCGACCAGCGCGGACGGATTCTAAAGGCAATGCGCTGCGCGGTGATTTATGATTTTGTGATGGCGGCGTTGGTCACGGTGATTCTCGGTTTGTTCGCGAAGGATCTTGTTCAGCTGATTTCCGGATCCCAGGAAGCAGTCGTGCTGAATAACGGCGCGCTGTATCTGCAGGTTGTCGGTCCGTTTTACGCAGTGCTGGGGGTGCTTTTGGAAACGCGGTTTGCCCTGCAGGGCTTAGGCGCGAAAATGATTCCGCTGGTTTCCAGTGTGATCGAGCTGGTAGGCAAGGTCGTGTTTGCCTTCCTGTTCATTCCCAAGTTTGCCTATCTCGCGGTGATTTTCTGCGAGCCGGTGATCTGGTGTCTGATGACGGTGCAGCTGATCTATGCTTTTGTCACTCATCCGTATATTCACTTGCTTGCGCCGAAACTGAAAACATCGTGATGAAGAAAAGAGGACAGAGCGATGAAAGTGTTTGTTTCTGATTTGGACGGTACGCTGTATCCGCCGAATGTAACGGACAGCGGTGAGGAAAACCGCGCGGCGATTCGCCGTTGGCGCGAAGCGGGCAATGTGTTTGCAGTTGCAACGGTGCGGATTCACCAGTCTTATCCCAAGGTCGCAGAGGATCTGGGGTTTGCGGTGGATTATCTGGGCGGCAATGGCGCAGAACTGATTTTCAGTGATCAAACTCGAATCTTGCGTACGATCAAAGCGGAAGTCTTTCTGGAACTTGCGGACTGGCTGAAAGCGCATGACGTCGATGGAACAGTCAAGATGAATTGTCAGGGATGCTGGATCAGCAGCGACAGAAAGCATTATCCGTATGGTTATCCTGAACGAATCCGCAATTCTCTGCGCCAGTCGCTGACTTTGGAAGAGGCGACGATTTTGCCGGATGCGGAAATTGTCAATCTAGGCATCATTCTGCATCCGGATCAGCGCGACGCCGTAAAACAGGCACTGCGTTTAAAACTGGGTTCACAGCTGAATGTCGTCAGCTCGGATCGGGACAATCTGGATGTGATTCGTCCGGATTGTTCCAAAGCGGCGGCGCTGGCTTTATTAGCGGAACGCTGCAAGGTTCCGTTGAGTGAGGTCATCGTGATCGGCGATTCTGAGAATGACGTGGGCATGTTTAACGTCGTAAAGATGAGCTATTGCATGGCTGATGCAGAACCGCAGATTCAGCAGAAGGCCGTCCAGACAGTTCGTTCCGTTGCGGCGGCACTGGAGCTGGAAATGGCCAAGCTGCAGGCGGAGCAGGGATCTTAATCAAG belongs to Holdemania massiliensis and includes:
- a CDS encoding MATE family efflux transporter, encoding MTNKLQFKVDLIRGPIFQSLLLFAIPLFFSNVFQQLYNTVDTMIVGHVLGDLSLAAIGSCAAIYDLLIGFALGIGNGLAIVTARSYGAQDEELLKKSVAASIVIGLVTSLVLTVGAEIILMPLLKMLDTPPEILAEAFSYISIITRFTLVMFAYNLCAGLLRAIGNSFMPLVFLILSSCLNIGLDIFFIAQLNMGVGGAAIATVIAQGISVVLCLIYILKKTPALIPQSRHFKIGREIYAEMVGQGLSMGFMGSIVAAGSVVLQYGINNLGTLIIAGHTAARKLFMFFNMPFSAMAMAISTFVSQNRGADQRGRILKAMRCAVIYDFVMAALVTVILGLFAKDLVQLISGSQEAVVLNNGALYLQVVGPFYAVLGVLLETRFALQGLGAKMIPLVSSVIELVGKVVFAFLFIPKFAYLAVIFCEPVIWCLMTVQLIYAFVTHPYIHLLAPKLKTS
- a CDS encoding HAD-IIB family hydrolase, yielding MKVFVSDLDGTLYPPNVTDSGEENRAAIRRWREAGNVFAVATVRIHQSYPKVAEDLGFAVDYLGGNGAELIFSDQTRILRTIKAEVFLELADWLKAHDVDGTVKMNCQGCWISSDRKHYPYGYPERIRNSLRQSLTLEEATILPDAEIVNLGIILHPDQRDAVKQALRLKLGSQLNVVSSDRDNLDVIRPDCSKAAALALLAERCKVPLSEVIVIGDSENDVGMFNVVKMSYCMADAEPQIQQKAVQTVRSVAAALELEMAKLQAEQGS
- a CDS encoding glycoside hydrolase family 1 protein — protein: MTEQFLWGSATAAYQCEGAWNEDGKGASIWDEFCHSDKNTTGITGDVSCDFYHHVEEDIRMLAEGGQNTFRFSISWSRIVPKADRVVNEKGLAFYDRVLDACEKYHVVPNVTLVHYDLPDYIGAQGGWCYPGVADEFAYYAAVVFRHYGDRIPLYVTINEPNHNAYCNYCVGNYPPNETNLQHYCQCAYNMAVCTAKAIREFRKLGLKAQIGVVQGCGPATALLDTPDYQEAVKYCNYFCNDWILDPAIKGEYDPQLIAAVQSRGIDLSFVKEEDLAVMKDNTIDFLGQNIYSRMLVKPNTSGITAFTVNNAGNNDGSAQAARETRAIAGWFESDRDPNTKLNHWGREIFPECAYNTLMERKRRYGDIPIYVTENGHGCYDVADENGFVEDDERVEFLSNYLHYILKAKQDGVNVKGYYVWSTMDLYSWINGYKKRYGLVRVDYDDPARKRTPKKSYYWYKQFIQDHQDL
- a CDS encoding AEC family transporter codes for the protein MLDLAVLFHVEMQILIFFGLGALLKKQKITDGHIDEFLSTLILNLIMPVNIFLSFYRNVSVAMLQKSFLLVLAGIIVVVLVLALSRLLPKSMSLEKRRIAQYSMLISNGSLIGLPLIEGLCGSTGVVYANIFMIPTRILSFSSGEKYFNTGWKPAGALTIAKKFFFNPITLAMILGFLFKLAQLGIPAGIDAVFSSLSGCMSPLALLLVGSTLLESGSEKENVSKDIVEISVFRLIIAPLLTYFVCAALRLSTPQIIAAVLVNATPVASTATIFCRKYNGNIRYTSRCVFFSTVLSLFTLVLVSVTMSMG